GAAGGGCGGCGTTATTGTAACGCAAGGTAATGAGAAGCCCATATCTGTTAATGGAGGTAACGGCAGCATTACAGTAACCCGTCAGACCGAAAGTGCGCCCACCTACAATTTCAATGCGACTTTCAACCAGTACTACGACTGGCTGAAAGGGAAACGCAGGAATCCTGGTCCGCCCAAAAAGCCCGGTGAAGACCAGGAGACATGGGAAACGAAATGCAAAAAGATGGACACACCGGATCTGCTGGGCCGTACCACTTCCCTGGAGATTTCTACGGGGATGGCCTGTGAGGAAGACCGTTTGAAGGCGGACTTCAGAAGAATGCTTCTGGCTGCCGCTGAAATAACGGATCGGGCAGTTCGTGATCCTGCCTTGCGAGAGGATAAATATGTCCGGGAAGTGGTGGCTTATTTCGTCAGTGTCTATGGGAAGGAAAATCCGGAGCCAAACTTGTCTGAATGGCGAAAGAGTGTTCAGAAACGCCTCTGGGAAATGGGCCAGATTCTGGGTGCCGAGAAATGGACGCAGGATAAGGCAGACCATAAGGCAATGGTTATCCGCATCAGGAATGAAATGAGACGCGGTCAGACCGGACCGGCCTGCCCGCCGTACCAGATTCTCGGTTTCTGACAGATTGCCAAAGATACCCCCTCCCTTGTGGAGGGGGTTTTTCTTTATGCTTTCCGGGCTGGAACGCCCAGCCTGTAGCCCTCTTCATCCGTCAGCAGGATATGCGGGTTGCGCGGGTCGTTCTCGATTTTCTGTCGCAGGCGCCAGATGTGGGTTGCCAGCGCATGGGTTGTGGCTTCCGGATGATAGCCCAGAACTTCCAGCAGCAGGGTTTCGGCAGGGACAGCGCCATTCGCACCGGCCAGAAAAGACAGAATGGCCGTTTCCGAATCCGTCAGTCGTATGTCATCAGGGCTTTCCCGGCTGTACAGCCGCTTTTCCTGTCGTGACAGGATCCAGGGGCCGATCCTTACGTCCGCG
This genomic stretch from Pseudomonadota bacterium harbors:
- a CDS encoding winged helix-turn-helix domain-containing protein, coding for MISRLLLVSPSSPVREVLSVPLSRLGKVFSASTIEETRTVMADALPDLVIVDEDIPDPALPAQWNCPVIRLGRAPLEKPVSVARLWQEVARARASYADVRIGPWILSRQEKRLYSRESPDDIRLTDSETAILSFLAGANGAVPAETLLLEVLGYHPEATTHALATHIWRLRQKIENDPRNPHILLTDEEGYRLGVPARKA